The following proteins are co-located in the Acipenser ruthenus chromosome 35, fAciRut3.2 maternal haplotype, whole genome shotgun sequence genome:
- the LOC117395631 gene encoding protein S100-A1 — translation MVSELEQAMESLIKVFHTYSGKEGDKYKLSKAEMKSLLQGELGCFLSASKDPNVVDQIMRDLDENKDGEVDFQEYVVLVASLTVACNEFFVEQLKKK, via the exons ATGGTGTCGGAACTGGAGCAAGCCATGGAGTCCCTGATCAAAGTGTTCCACACGTATTCCGGGAAGGAAGGGGACAAATACAAGCTGAGCAAAGCCGAGATGAAGAGTCTGCTGCAAGGGGAGCTGGGCTGCTTCCTCAGT GCCAGCAAGGACCCTAACGTGGTGGATCAGATCATGCGGGACCTGGATGAGAATAAAGACGGGGAAGTGGACTTCCAGGAGTACGTGGTTCTGGTGGCGTCTCTTACCGTGGCCTGTAACGAGTTCTTCGTGGAGCAGCTGAAGAAAAAATGA
- the LOC117965176 gene encoding proline-rich protein PRCC-like has protein sequence MSLVAYASSDDSDSEDAPNRGDATNASTSLAWTKKGGIFSSLPAPRNPNSESQRLDLGGFNLPPPKQSGSLRLPPPRDGSEKPWIPQPVPKSDSRLDPDYNPGESKLGFPAPKNSNFGLSLPPPIGGVGLNLPRPKKRAEPVKITVPEIHQGESDSDEDEPVRKKETAQAPGLGLSSLLPQPRNMVVKETHRPLVPHTLTKRKPEPRAPARASVTAAAAAASSVSSSPSAIKAAAKSAALQLARQMAQEDDAEEEECSDEDLDPKNYFSLPEKGSPLPEPDPVAPPGTEPPPGAFQSDAPLDFGPACATWNHQQGEQYYTPYPEAAGQNPSQEGYYQDYYSSGVEDSDPALPQAAASGSSSLIDDEAFRRLQGKRNRGKEEVTFLEIKGDDQLSGSQQWLTKGLTEEKEQRKSFSKKKGDQPTGQQRRKHQITYLIHQAKERELELKNSWAENKLTRRQTQAKYGF, from the exons ATGTCTTTAGTTGCTTACGCCAGCAGCGACGACAGCGATTCAGAAGATGCTCCTAATCGCGGCGATGCCACTAATGCAAGTACATCTCTGGCGTGGACGAAAAAGGGGGGGATTTTCTCCAGCCTCCCCGCTCCTAGAAACCCAAATTCGGAATCGCAGAGACTAGATCTGGGTGGGTTTAACCTCCCGCCCCCCAAACAGTCCGGCAGCCTTCGCCTCCCGCCGCCCAGGGATGGCTCCGAAAAACCCTGGATTCCGCAGCCGGTTCCCAAATCCGACTCCCGGCTTGATCCGGATTACAACCCCGGCGAATCCAAGCTCGGGTTCCCTGCCCCGAAGAACAGCAACTTTGGCTTGAGTCTTCCGCCCCCTATCGGCGGGGTAGGTTTAAATTTACCAAGACCCAAGAAGCGGGCGGAACCTGTGAAAATCACCGTACCTGAAATTCACCAAGGAGAG TCCGACTCCGATGAGGATGAACCCGTACGAAAGAAGGAGACTGCGCAG GCTCCAGGATTGGGGCTTTCCTCCCTGCTGCCCCAGCCTCGAAACATGGTCGTCAAGGAAACGCATCGCCCCCTAGTCCCCCACACACTCACCAAACGCAAACCCGAGCCCAGAGCCCCCGCCAGGGCCTccgtcacagcagcagcagcagcagcttccaGCGTTAGCTCCTCCCCCTCGGCCATCAAAGCCGCTGCCAAGTCAGCCGCCCTCCAGctggctcgccaaatggcccAGGAGGATGATGCGGAGGAGGAGGAGTGCAGCGACGAAGACCTAGACCCCAAAAACTACTTCTCCCTGCCCGAGAAGGGCTCCCCCCTCCCTGAGCCGGACCCCGTGGCCCCCCCTGGCACGGAGCCCCCCCCAGGCGCTTTCCAGTCCGACGCACCGTTGGATTTCGGGCCGGCGTGCGCTACCTGgaaccaccagcagggggagcagtACTACACTCCGTATCCTGAGGCTGCAGGACAGAACCCCAGTCAAGAGGGGTACTACCAG GATTATTACAGCAGTGGGGTTGAAGACTCGGATCCAGCATTGCCTCAAGCAGCGGCGTCTGGGTCCTCCTCCCTGATCGACGACGAAgcg TTCCGACGGCTCCAGGGAAAACGCAACCGCGGGAAAGAAGAGGTGACGTTCCTGGAGATCAAGGGAGACGACCAGCTCAGCGGGAGCCAGCAGTGGCTAACCAAGGGACTCACAGAGGAGAAAGAGCAACGCAAGTCCTTCagcaag AAAAAAGGGGACCAACCGACTGGACAGCAGAGACGAAAGCACCAGATCACTTACCTGATACACCAG GCTAAGGAACGAGAGCTGGAGCTGAAAAACTCCTGGGCTGAGAACAAGCTCACCCGCAGACAGACGCAAGCCAAGTACGGCTTCTAG